AACAGGCACTGTTTGAAGAGGTCTGCAAACGCTGTTTTACCGCGGGCAACAACCCTGCCATTGTCTACGAGCACGCTGCCCCGCACGCGCCGGCCGCCCGGCATGAATTTCAAGAATACAGGCCGCTGAACGAAACCGCCGCTTCCATAACCAACGGCATGGCCCAAGAGGAAGAAGACGTTTTTACGGCTTTTCTCTGCAACAACAAAAACGCTTTTCCCCTTACCGCGGCACGCCAGATAGCCGCAGGCCGCGCGGGGCGCAGCTATAACCCCTTTTTACTTTGCGGGCGCAGCGGTACGGGCAAAAGTCAGCTTTTACGCGCCATGGCCGCCATGCTCAGCAGAATCTGGGGCAAAACCAGAGTAATGCACGCCGATGCAGCCCGCTTTTGTACCGAAAATCCGGCCTGGGCCCGCAAGCCGGAACTGCTCTGGGAGCGCTACCAGGTTCTTTTGCTGGACGATATTCAGGATATTACCAATGAAACGGCCTGGCAAAACAAACTTATCGTCTGTATGGACGCCTGCCCCCGGGCCGTTACGACTTCAGACGTCGGCGCCGCTCCGCAAATGGTTTTTGCCTGTTCCGGCAGGCCGCAAACCCTCAAAGCCCTGGACGAGCGTCTGCGCTCCCGCCTGGAAAGCGGGCTGGTGGTGGAGCTTATGGAACCGGACCTGGACGTGCGCCTGCGCTATCTGCAGATCAGCTGCAAGGAGCGCGGCCTGCGCCTCACCCGCGACCAGCTGCTTTTTCTGGCCCAGCGCTGCACTCAGTTCCGTTTGCTGCAGGGGCTGTTGCTCAAGGTGGAGGCCTTTGCCACCGTCAAGGGATGCACCCTGACCCGCACGGACCTGGAAAATATCGTGCGCACGGGCCTGGTGGACAAAACTCCGGACTGCCGGGAAATTATTAATGA
The sequence above is a segment of the Desulfovibrio legallii genome. Coding sequences within it:
- a CDS encoding helix-turn-helix domain-containing protein, with amino-acid sequence MLKQSLRDILARHPALAGETWLECLTLRQEEDILRVGFPHKYFALWFGQHKQALFEEVCKRCFTAGNNPAIVYEHAAPHAPAARHEFQEYRPLNETAASITNGMAQEEEDVFTAFLCNNKNAFPLTAARQIAAGRAGRSYNPFLLCGRSGTGKSQLLRAMAAMLSRIWGKTRVMHADAARFCTENPAWARKPELLWERYQVLLLDDIQDITNETAWQNKLIVCMDACPRAVTTSDVGAAPQMVFACSGRPQTLKALDERLRSRLESGLVVELMEPDLDVRLRYLQISCKERGLRLTRDQLLFLAQRCTQFRLLQGLLLKVEAFATVKGCTLTRTDLENIVRTGLVDKTPDCREIINEVAFALNLDPKETLTGKRRPDLVLARQVAMYVCRRKLGLSYPELGRAFGGKDHSTVIHAIKKINKLLVSDKSVRQLVTKVEAKLP